Part of the Paenibacillus sp. FSL R7-0273 genome is shown below.
TCCTCCATTTGCCTTATCCCCTCCCATATTCACGGTTGCTAAATTCCTGAAAAAAGAAAAAGCCGAAGAAAGGGACCCATCCCCCTTCTTCGGCTCATGTTCGGCTCATTCGCATGTCCGACTCATTTCCGCCCCATATGTTATTTAGTGAAACGTATATGCTATAACACTTGTATCCTTATCAAAGTCCCAATCTACATAAATATCGGACAGCTCCTTGCCCAGCATCGGCGCAATGGTGGTGGTGTCCTCCAGATAGCGTTTTTCCATCTTGCGTTTCGTTGTTTTGAGTGTATTCTCATAGCCGAGGCCAATCAGTTCCTTCTCCAGAGGAATCAGAATGCCTTCGCGCTTAATGATCAGAATACGGGGTCCCAGCCACCAGGAGTCGGTGAACACGGGTTCCTTCTGCACCTTCCGGCTTACTTCGTTGATCTGGGCATGCACATGTTCACGTCCGGCATAATCATCAACAGCCACTTCGTCGTTTTTGATAAGGGCAACAATCATCCCGGAAGCATTATGTATACCCCAATCATAAAATATTTCACTGACCTCAATAGCCATCGCATCCTTCAGGTAGGCCGAGAGCTCGGGAAGCAGAGATTTCATCAGCAGCTCCCGTGTATAACGGAAAGCCTGCTCCTCTTCCTTGTTCAGCAGAAACCTCTCTACAGGCCCGATAAAATTCCGGATGTGCAGCGCAATGCACTGCGGCCCGATGGAAGCATGTATCGATTCGGGACCTTTACCGAAGCGTTCTCTGAGTAATCTACCTGTAAAACTGGAAAGTTGGCTAGTAAGTTCTGTAGTGCTCATTAAATTTCCTCCAGCAATATATTCTTTGTACTACCTGGGGAGAAACTCTGCCTGCTGAAGAAACAGTTCGTTCATCTTAGTATAAGCTTAACAGCCTGCTTCGTACATAAAAAATTCATCAGGCGCGTTTGACAGCAGATATTTAATTTTATACAATTTAATTGTAGGCAAATTATCAAGTGATTTCTGGGAGGCTGAAGCTGCCAATGAGTATCCATCAATATACGGCCCGCAATATCCGCGGGAAAGAAACAAGTCTGGAGCAATACAAGGGAAAAGTACTGCTGATTGTGAACACCGCCAGCAAATGCGGGTTCACTCCGCAATATTCCGACCTGCAGAAGCTGCATGAGAAGTATCAGGACCAGGGCTTCCAGATTCTCGGCTTCCCCAGCAACCAGTTCGGGGAAGAACCCGGCACCAACGAAGAAGTTGATGTGTTCTGCCAGATTAACTATGGGGTCAGCTTTCCCCTTTTTGAGAAGATTGATGTCAAAGGCCCAGATAAACATCCTTTGTTCAGCTACCTGACCTCTGAGGCGGGCTTTGCCGGCTTCGACCAGGACCACTCCGGCAGCCGGCTGCTGCAGAAGATGCTTGAGGAACGCGATCCCGCTTCCCTGGCCGACGATGAAGTGAAATGGAATTTCACCAAGTTTCTGATTGACCGTGACGGCCATGTGGTGAAGCGCTTTGAATCTCCTGTTGATCCGCTGGATATCGAGCCGGCTGTTGAAGCGCTGCTGTAACCCTAGGTTTACCGGAAAAGCTTCAAATGAACATTAATCCTGCGATCAATTTCAAAAAGGGTGTCCCGAAGCCGCAGAACGAACTGGCTTAGGGAACACCCTTTTTTAATTGCCGGACTGCTGCAGCCGAAGCGCACAGCCGGCATTGACCGGACAAGCCTCCGGCCCTGTACTTCTTTTATTTTCCCCGGAAGGTCCCGGTGAACACCTCAAAAAAGGGCGTTGTGTCCCGCTCCGCCATGGTGTCCTCCGCCCCCGGGTTCCAGCCGATCTCGGCCCTCCAGCTGCCAAGCAGCCCTGAGGCGATCAGCTCCTGTTCATCTACCTGAACAGACTCGTCTGCCTGCGGCGCTACGTAAAGCGCGTCCACGGGACAATAGGCCTCGCACATGAAGCAGGTCTGGCAATCCTCCTGGCGGGCAATCACAGCAAGCTTGCCCTGCATAGCAAATACATTCGTCGGACATAC
Proteins encoded:
- a CDS encoding Na-translocating system protein MpsC family protein, producing the protein MSTTELTSQLSSFTGRLLRERFGKGPESIHASIGPQCIALHIRNFIGPVERFLLNKEEEQAFRYTRELLMKSLLPELSAYLKDAMAIEVSEIFYDWGIHNASGMIVALIKNDEVAVDDYAGREHVHAQINEVSRKVQKEPVFTDSWWLGPRILIIKREGILIPLEKELIGLGYENTLKTTKRKMEKRYLEDTTTIAPMLGKELSDIYVDWDFDKDTSVIAYTFH
- a CDS encoding glutathione peroxidase: MSIHQYTARNIRGKETSLEQYKGKVLLIVNTASKCGFTPQYSDLQKLHEKYQDQGFQILGFPSNQFGEEPGTNEEVDVFCQINYGVSFPLFEKIDVKGPDKHPLFSYLTSEAGFAGFDQDHSGSRLLQKMLEERDPASLADDEVKWNFTKFLIDRDGHVVKRFESPVDPLDIEPAVEALL
- a CDS encoding 4Fe-4S dicluster domain-containing protein is translated as MIELVSADRCIGCRLCVKVCPTNVFAMQGKLAVIARQEDCQTCFMCEAYCPVDALYVAPQADESVQVDEQELIASGLLGSWRAEIGWNPGAEDTMAERDTTPFFEVFTGTFRGK